One Bacillota bacterium DNA segment encodes these proteins:
- a CDS encoding cofactor-independent phosphoglycerate mutase, with protein sequence MKYVLLVPDGFADDPLPEWNGKTPKMRAHTPYLDALAKRALIGAVWTVPPDMYPGSDVANMAILGYDPRRYYTGRGPLEALAMGISLEGEDVAFRCSLISTDGERILDHSAGNISNEEAHPLIRLVDEKLGTRYWRFFPGVGYRHVMVWHEGPAEIRCTPPHDIVGEPWQKHLPQGEGEQKLRRLIEDSLNLLDDHPINRRRRDEGKMPANMIWPWGQGLAPKLPAFSLQRGLTGAVVAEVDLVKGIGRAAGLEVPNVPGATGYLHTDYRAIGAAALRMLEKHDFVFIHVEAPDEAGHQGDPEAKAWAMEQIDEHIVAQLVDGLKEHDYRMLVLPDHATPVTIRTHRAGAVPFMLYDSREDLSRDSLLTFDESAVEEAKLRIDEGWRLIDLLFKV encoded by the coding sequence ATGAAGTACGTGCTGCTGGTGCCAGATGGTTTTGCGGATGACCCATTGCCCGAGTGGAACGGCAAGACGCCCAAGATGCGTGCCCACACGCCATATCTGGACGCCCTGGCAAAGCGTGCATTGATTGGAGCGGTGTGGACAGTGCCGCCAGACATGTACCCCGGAAGCGATGTCGCCAATATGGCTATACTCGGTTACGACCCGCGCCGCTACTACACGGGCAGGGGACCGCTGGAAGCACTGGCGATGGGCATATCGCTGGAAGGCGAGGACGTTGCCTTCCGCTGCTCTCTCATTAGCACCGATGGGGAGCGTATCCTGGACCACAGCGCGGGCAACATCAGCAACGAGGAAGCGCATCCCCTTATCCGTCTGGTGGACGAAAAGCTGGGCACACGCTACTGGCGGTTCTTCCCCGGCGTGGGCTATCGGCATGTGATGGTGTGGCACGAGGGACCCGCGGAGATACGTTGCACGCCGCCCCATGACATCGTGGGTGAACCCTGGCAGAAGCATCTACCGCAAGGGGAAGGCGAGCAAAAACTGCGCCGACTGATCGAGGACTCGCTCAATCTGCTAGATGACCACCCAATTAACCGTCGTCGCCGCGACGAAGGCAAAATGCCTGCCAACATGATATGGCCGTGGGGGCAGGGGCTTGCTCCCAAACTCCCGGCTTTCTCGTTGCAGCGCGGTTTAACCGGAGCGGTGGTTGCAGAGGTAGATTTGGTCAAAGGCATCGGACGGGCGGCGGGACTGGAGGTGCCCAACGTGCCGGGTGCTACCGGTTACCTGCACACCGACTACCGCGCCATCGGCGCCGCCGCGCTGCGGATGCTGGAAAAACACGATTTCGTTTTCATCCACGTGGAAGCGCCAGACGAAGCGGGACATCAGGGCGACCCCGAGGCGAAGGCGTGGGCGATGGAACAGATCGACGAACACATCGTCGCGCAGCTGGTGGATGGCTTAAAGGAACACGACTACCGAATGCTGGTGCTGCCCGACCACGCTACCCCTGTCACCATCCGCACCCATCGCGCTGGCGCAGTGCCTTTCATGCTGTACGATTCGCGCGAAGACCTCTCTCGCGACAGCCTGTTGACCTTCGACGAGAGCGCAGTGGAGGAGGCGAAACTGCGCATCGACGAAGGCTGGCGACTGATAGACCTGCTGTTCAAAGTGTAA
- a CDS encoding DEAD/DEAH box helicase, with product MRLAEYVYMFLQNEEVRKRVVHVHLLEATAGRTGTISSPLPQVLEQALRRRGVGVLYSHQAQALEAARRGENVVVVSGTASGKTLCYNLPVLESILTNPYTAAFYLFPTKALARDQQEKLNELGLFPQVRFGVYDGDTPQPERASIRRGSHIILTNPDMLHVGILPNHSAWASFLRKLRYVVVDEMHAYRGVFGSHVALILRRLRRLAEFYGARPQFILTSATVGNPLETAQTLTGLPCTLIQEDGAPRPQRYFVLWNPPIIGQNFERLSTNVESAAIMTALAEAGWSTLVFAKARITTELILRYACELADRRNPELKERLMSYRAGYTPEQRRDIERRLFSGELLGVVSTNALELGVDIGGLDVVVMAGYPGSITSMWQQAGRAGRRDREALIILVAQDDPLDQYLMRHPEYLFGQPVEKVRLNPTNHPILRDHLCCAAHEKPLEPEDYTLFGDAETCMSAIAGLMDAGKLGAREGRWYYFGGGYPAAEVSIRTASGEVVVIRDGETGMELGRVEMERAYRTVHPGAIYLHQGESYFIESLDDVQRVAEAVPVEVDYYTEPMLYVDLQILRTRATREIGAAKAGFGDVRVTEQVVGYRRKHLRSGETIDVQQMLMPEQSYDTEGTWLAFDLLQIARSADWTARPREPKEIDALAQLLRHTDRSILSTSADWMMALHGVEHSLQAVVPLTCGCERMDIGSHFSWLYPSLGQSAIFVYDTSPGGTGISKGAYEDLETLVRMAVSLVRECACAEGCPSCLHSPQCPVRNDGLDKRWTLRLLGWLEGQVTPPA from the coding sequence ATGCGGCTGGCGGAATACGTGTATATGTTTCTGCAGAACGAAGAGGTGCGCAAGCGGGTGGTGCATGTGCATCTGCTGGAGGCGACCGCCGGGCGCACCGGCACGATCAGCAGCCCCTTGCCCCAGGTACTGGAGCAGGCATTGCGCCGGCGGGGTGTGGGGGTGCTGTACAGCCATCAGGCGCAGGCGCTGGAGGCGGCACGACGCGGCGAGAACGTCGTGGTGGTCAGCGGTACCGCCTCCGGCAAAACGCTGTGCTACAACCTGCCCGTGCTGGAAAGCATCCTGACCAACCCGTATACCGCCGCCTTTTACCTGTTTCCGACGAAGGCGCTCGCCCGCGACCAGCAGGAAAAGTTGAACGAGCTAGGGCTGTTTCCTCAGGTGCGCTTTGGAGTGTACGACGGCGATACCCCGCAGCCGGAGCGCGCCTCCATTCGGCGCGGCTCACACATCATCCTCACGAATCCCGATATGCTTCATGTGGGCATCCTGCCCAATCACTCTGCATGGGCGAGTTTCCTGCGCAAGCTGCGCTACGTCGTAGTGGACGAAATGCACGCCTACCGCGGCGTGTTTGGCTCGCATGTCGCACTGATTCTGAGGCGATTACGCCGGCTGGCGGAGTTCTACGGGGCGCGCCCGCAATTCATCCTGACCTCCGCAACGGTGGGCAACCCGCTGGAGACCGCGCAGACCCTTACGGGGTTGCCCTGCACGCTCATCCAGGAAGATGGCGCGCCCCGCCCGCAACGCTACTTCGTGCTGTGGAACCCTCCCATCATTGGACAGAACTTCGAGCGGCTCAGCACCAATGTGGAATCTGCAGCGATAATGACCGCGCTGGCGGAGGCGGGATGGAGCACACTGGTGTTTGCCAAAGCCAGGATAACCACAGAACTGATACTGCGCTACGCCTGCGAGCTGGCAGACCGCCGCAACCCGGAGCTGAAAGAGCGACTGATGTCTTATCGCGCGGGGTATACCCCCGAGCAGCGACGCGATATCGAGAGGCGGCTGTTCAGTGGCGAACTGCTGGGGGTGGTCAGCACCAACGCGCTGGAACTGGGGGTGGATATCGGTGGGCTGGACGTGGTGGTGATGGCAGGCTATCCGGGCAGCATCACCAGTATGTGGCAGCAGGCGGGCAGAGCCGGGCGGCGCGACCGCGAGGCGCTGATTATTCTCGTGGCACAGGATGACCCGCTGGACCAGTATCTCATGCGCCATCCGGAGTACCTCTTTGGGCAGCCGGTGGAAAAAGTGCGTCTGAACCCCACGAACCATCCCATTTTGCGCGACCATCTGTGTTGTGCGGCGCACGAGAAGCCGCTGGAGCCGGAGGACTACACGCTTTTCGGAGATGCCGAAACGTGCATGAGCGCGATTGCCGGGTTGATGGACGCAGGTAAACTGGGCGCACGAGAAGGGCGATGGTACTACTTTGGCGGAGGCTATCCGGCAGCGGAGGTCTCGATACGCACCGCGTCGGGGGAGGTGGTTGTCATCCGTGACGGGGAGACGGGCATGGAGCTAGGGCGAGTGGAGATGGAACGCGCCTATCGGACTGTACATCCCGGCGCCATCTACCTGCATCAGGGCGAGAGCTATTTCATCGAAAGCCTGGACGATGTGCAGCGTGTGGCGGAGGCTGTGCCCGTGGAGGTGGACTATTATACCGAGCCGATGCTGTACGTGGATCTCCAGATTCTGCGCACGCGCGCCACACGAGAGATAGGAGCAGCGAAGGCTGGCTTCGGTGACGTGCGCGTCACCGAGCAGGTGGTGGGCTATCGGCGCAAGCACCTGCGCAGCGGAGAGACCATCGATGTGCAGCAGATGCTGATGCCAGAACAGTCCTATGATACCGAAGGCACTTGGCTGGCGTTTGACCTGCTGCAGATTGCCAGATCCGCTGACTGGACAGCGCGACCACGCGAGCCGAAAGAGATCGATGCACTCGCCCAGCTGCTTCGTCACACAGACCGAAGCATCCTTTCCACCTCCGCCGACTGGATGATGGCTCTGCATGGGGTGGAGCACTCCCTGCAGGCGGTAGTGCCCCTGACCTGTGGTTGCGAACGCATGGACATAGGCAGCCATTTCAGCTGGCTCTATCCTTCGCTTGGGCAGAGCGCGATATTTGTTTACGATACCAGTCCGGGCGGCACGGGCATCAGCAAGGGCGCGTACGAGGATCTGGAGACGCTGGTACGGATGGCAGTGTCGCTGGTGCGCGAATGTGCCTGTGCCGAGGGCTGTCCCAGCTGCCTGCATTCTCCACAATGCCCGGTGCGCAACGACGGACTGGACAAGCGTTGGACTCTGCGCCTGCTGGGGTGGCTGGAGGGGCAGGTGACACCGCCTGCGTAA
- a CDS encoding glycosidase — protein sequence MSEVRRNNHHQQLLHRYAGNPILTAADWPYAINTVFNAGATKLPDGTTLLLCRVEDRRGISHFCAARSRNGVDCWDIDPCPTLLPDPDNHPEEIWGIEDPRIVYVPELGKYAVTYTSYSRGGPGVSLALTEDFRHFERLGVIMPPEDKDAALLPRRIGGHWALIHRPVTAQGAHIWISYSPDLRHWGSHKMILQARRGAWWDANKIGLSPPVIETPEGWLMLYHGVRQTASGSLYRLGLALFDLNTPERCILRSDEWMFGPEEPYEREGDVANVVFPCGYTIEDDGDTINLYYGGADTCIALATGSIREMLEWLNEHGHPGDHGI from the coding sequence ATGAGTGAGGTCAGGCGTAACAATCATCACCAGCAGCTGTTGCACCGTTATGCGGGCAACCCGATATTGACCGCTGCGGACTGGCCGTACGCGATTAACACCGTGTTCAACGCGGGTGCGACAAAGCTCCCCGACGGCACAACGCTATTGCTGTGCCGGGTGGAAGACAGGCGAGGCATCTCCCACTTTTGTGCGGCGCGCTCCCGCAACGGGGTGGATTGCTGGGATATCGACCCTTGCCCGACGTTGCTTCCCGACCCTGACAACCATCCGGAAGAGATTTGGGGCATCGAGGACCCGCGCATCGTCTATGTGCCCGAGCTGGGTAAATACGCGGTGACCTATACGTCTTACTCGCGTGGTGGACCGGGCGTTTCCCTCGCGCTGACGGAGGACTTCCGGCACTTCGAACGACTCGGGGTGATTATGCCCCCCGAGGACAAAGATGCCGCCCTGCTTCCCCGGCGTATCGGAGGGCACTGGGCGCTGATTCACCGCCCGGTAACTGCACAGGGAGCACACATCTGGATTTCCTACTCGCCTGACCTGCGTCACTGGGGCAGCCACAAGATGATTTTGCAGGCGAGACGCGGGGCATGGTGGGATGCCAACAAGATAGGGCTTTCCCCACCCGTTATCGAGACGCCAGAGGGCTGGTTGATGCTGTATCACGGCGTGCGCCAGACCGCCAGCGGCAGTCTGTACCGGCTGGGGCTCGCGCTGTTCGACCTGAACACGCCCGAACGGTGCATCCTTCGCAGCGACGAGTGGATGTTCGGTCCCGAGGAGCCTTATGAGCGCGAAGGCGACGTGGCCAATGTGGTGTTCCCTTGCGGGTACACTATCGAAGATGACGGAGATACCATCAACCTGTACTATGGCGGCGCGGATACGTGTATCGCGCTGGCAACAGGAAGCATCCGCGAGATGCTGGAGTGGCTGAACGAGCATGGACACCCTGGCGATCACGGGATATAA
- a CDS encoding SMP-30/gluconolactonase/LRE family protein — MAQTTGEPVKLAEGFQFCEGPAYERSTGYLYLVNCQSDNIHRVYPDGRVEVFAKAPGSGNGSTFAKDGTLWVCDYKRKAIVRYDRSGKPEVMAEECEGKPFLGPNDLCFDSKGNLYFTDPAGSWDRPIGAVYRRNADGRVQRLAEGLQFPNGIALSRDEKWLYVAESPRNRILRWQIRPDGTLGEMEVFINLPPPGGPDGMRFDSRGNLWIAQFGAGKILVVSPNGKLWRSYPAGGQNPTNVEFGGKDNRTLYITETETNAVYTIRAPYPGFRRW; from the coding sequence ATGGCGCAGACGACAGGAGAACCGGTCAAACTGGCGGAAGGCTTTCAATTCTGTGAGGGGCCAGCGTACGAACGCAGTACGGGTTACCTCTACTTGGTGAACTGCCAGAGTGACAACATCCACCGTGTTTACCCCGATGGCAGGGTGGAGGTATTCGCCAAAGCACCCGGCAGCGGCAACGGCTCTACCTTTGCAAAGGATGGCACGTTGTGGGTGTGCGACTACAAGCGCAAGGCGATTGTACGCTATGACCGTAGCGGCAAGCCGGAAGTCATGGCGGAGGAGTGCGAGGGCAAACCCTTCCTGGGGCCGAACGACCTCTGCTTTGACTCGAAAGGCAACCTGTATTTTACCGACCCCGCAGGCTCTTGGGACAGACCCATCGGTGCGGTGTACCGGCGCAATGCCGATGGCAGGGTACAGCGGCTGGCGGAAGGCTTGCAGTTCCCTAACGGCATCGCACTGAGCCGCGACGAGAAGTGGTTGTACGTGGCGGAGTCGCCGCGCAACCGCATCTTGCGCTGGCAGATACGCCCGGACGGCACGTTGGGCGAGATGGAGGTGTTTATCAACCTGCCTCCCCCCGGCGGACCCGACGGTATGCGCTTTGACTCGCGCGGCAACCTGTGGATTGCGCAGTTTGGGGCAGGCAAAATACTGGTGGTCAGCCCGAACGGCAAACTGTGGCGCAGCTATCCCGCAGGCGGACAGAACCCTACCAACGTGGAGTTCGGCGGCAAGGATAACCGGACGTTATACATCACCGAAACCGAGACCAACGCTGTGTATACCATCCGTGCGCCGTATCCGGGTTTCAGACGGTGGTAG
- the pruA gene encoding L-glutamate gamma-semialdehyde dehydrogenase: protein MLPPFKNEPVVNFNEEVHRQRMLEALRKVESELGKEYPLIIGCDEVKTPETFISINPARPSQMIGRFAKATPDLADRAVRVAYDTFRTWSRVPYDERARYLLKAAAIMRRRIYEMAAWMVYEVSKSWVEAYADVAEAIDFMEFYAREMMRLGPPQPVVDYPGEENELRYIPLGVGAVIPPWNFPLAILTGMTTAAIVTGNTVVLKPASASPTIAAKFMEVMREASLPAGVINFLPGPGSSVGDVLVTHPLTRFIAFTGSKEVGLRIHELAAKPQPGQIWLKRTILEMGGKDCIIIDEDADLESALEGVNWSAFGFQGQKCSACSRLVIHEVVYDRFLEMVVERAKQNTVGDPVDGRNFMGAVIDEAALRKILGYIDIGRTEGRLVLGGERLPGDGYFLPPTIFADVDPNARIAQEEIFGPVLAVIKARDFDHALQIANGTEYGLTGGVYSNNRRHLERARHEFHVGNLYFNRKITGALVGVQPFGGFNMSGTDSKAGGSDYLLLFMQAKSISERW, encoded by the coding sequence ATGTTACCCCCTTTCAAGAATGAGCCGGTGGTGAACTTCAACGAGGAGGTTCACCGCCAGAGAATGCTGGAAGCCCTTCGTAAGGTGGAAAGCGAACTCGGCAAAGAGTATCCCCTCATCATCGGATGCGACGAAGTAAAGACTCCCGAAACCTTTATCTCCATCAACCCCGCCCGACCCTCGCAGATGATTGGGCGCTTCGCCAAAGCCACGCCTGACCTGGCAGATAGGGCAGTGCGTGTAGCGTATGATACCTTCCGCACCTGGAGCCGCGTGCCTTATGATGAGCGCGCCCGTTACCTGCTGAAGGCGGCGGCAATCATGCGCCGGCGCATCTACGAGATGGCGGCGTGGATGGTTTATGAAGTGAGCAAGTCGTGGGTAGAGGCGTATGCCGATGTCGCCGAGGCGATTGACTTCATGGAGTTCTACGCCCGCGAGATGATGCGCCTCGGTCCGCCGCAGCCGGTCGTGGACTATCCGGGCGAGGAGAACGAGTTGCGCTACATCCCGCTGGGCGTGGGTGCGGTGATACCCCCCTGGAATTTCCCACTCGCCATCCTGACGGGCATGACCACTGCCGCCATCGTGACGGGCAACACGGTCGTGCTGAAGCCGGCGTCCGCGTCTCCCACCATTGCCGCGAAGTTCATGGAGGTGATGCGGGAAGCGAGCCTGCCCGCCGGCGTTATCAACTTCCTGCCCGGACCTGGCAGCAGTGTGGGAGACGTGCTGGTTACGCACCCGCTCACCCGATTCATCGCCTTCACCGGCTCCAAAGAGGTGGGGTTGCGCATCCATGAGCTGGCGGCAAAGCCCCAGCCCGGTCAAATCTGGCTGAAACGCACCATTCTGGAGATGGGCGGTAAAGACTGTATCATTATCGACGAAGATGCCGACCTCGAATCGGCGTTGGAGGGCGTTAACTGGTCTGCCTTCGGCTTTCAGGGACAGAAGTGCTCCGCCTGCTCGCGACTGGTGATTCACGAGGTGGTATACGACCGATTCTTGGAGATGGTGGTGGAACGCGCGAAACAGAACACCGTCGGTGACCCGGTAGACGGTCGCAACTTCATGGGGGCGGTTATCGACGAAGCTGCTCTGCGCAAGATACTGGGCTATATCGACATCGGTCGCACTGAGGGCAGGTTGGTGCTCGGCGGAGAGCGTCTGCCCGGCGATGGTTACTTCCTGCCTCCCACCATCTTTGCCGACGTGGACCCCAACGCGCGAATCGCTCAGGAGGAGATTTTCGGGCCGGTGCTGGCAGTAATCAAGGCACGCGACTTCGACCACGCGCTGCAAATCGCGAATGGTACGGAGTATGGGCTGACCGGCGGCGTCTATTCGAACAATCGCCGACATCTGGAGCGCGCCCGGCATGAGTTCCACGTAGGGAACCTCTACTTCAACCGCAAGATTACCGGCGCGCTGGTGGGCGTGCAGCCCTTTGGCGGCTTCAACATGTCTGGCACCGACTCGAAAGCGGGCGGAAGCGACTACCTGCTGCTGTTCATGCAGGCGAAGTCCATCAGCGAGCGATGGTAG